In Plectropomus leopardus isolate mb unplaced genomic scaffold, YSFRI_Pleo_2.0 unplaced_scaffold10455, whole genome shotgun sequence, the genomic window GTCACAACTGTTGCTGGTTTAGCGTCTTCGAGAATAACATTAGTCTGTGACATTATATTAATAACTGGATTGTTATCATTAATGTCTATGACTTCAACCGTAATCTTACACGAATCTGTCAGTCCTCCATCATCACTGGCTTGCACATGTATTTGATAGTTACGTGCCTTTTCATAATCCACATTACTTTTCGAGATCAAATCCccatttaattcattaatttcaaACATGTCTCGCACATCTGCAGCTGTGTTGGATATTGAATACGTAATCTTGGAGTTTGAGCCTTTGTCAGCATCTGATGCACTGACCCTAGTTATAACTGTACCTTTAGGGGCGTTCTCAGGGATTGTAGCTTTATAGACAGTCTTTGTAAAAACAGGTGCATTGTCATTGACATCAAGCACTGTTACATGTATCTGAGCTGTGCCAGATAGGTTTGGCTCCCCACCGTCCACCGCAGTTAACACTAGAGATATTTCCTCCTGCTTTTCTCTATCAAGCGATTTTTGTAAAATCATTTCAACTATCTTTTCTCCGTCGGGCTGATCTTTCAATTTCAAGTCAAAATTCTCGGTTTTAGTCAGAAAATAACTCTGTAGACCATTCATACCAACATCGGGATCTATTGCCCGCTCTAACAAGAATTTCGCACCTATTACAGCAGATTcacttattttgaatttcatttcagatttttcaaaTATTGGGGTGTTATCATTTATGTCTGTGATTTCGACAGCAACAGTGTAAAATTCCATAGGATTTTctaaaataacctgaaaatgcAAAGCGCAGGGCGTCGTCTGTCCACAGAGTGCCTCTCTGTCTATTTTCTCTTTGATAAGGAGGACTCCTCGTTCTCTGTTCAGCTCGATGTACTCTGCGCTATCTCCTGTAAAAATCCGAGCTCTGCCTGATGTTAGTCTTTTTCTGTCTAAACCCAAATCCTGAGCAATGTTACCGATCAATGACCCTTTTGCCATTTCCTCCGGAATGGAGTAGCTGACCTGCCCAAGCACCGATGTGAGAGAAAGGATCGAGATAAACAAAAGCACTTGCCACCTCATTGTTCTGTCCAGTATCTCCATGCAAAATGAATCACGTTTCAGTCCTATTTCCGTTGGAAAGAAAGCCCGACGTATTTCCTCGATATATATACACCACAGTTTTAAGCACTCAACGAATTGCAATTAAC contains:
- the LOC121963214 gene encoding protocadherin beta-18-like; this translates as MRWQVLLFISILSLTSVLGQVSYSIPEEMAKGSLIGNIAQDLGLDRKRLTSGRARIFTGDSAEYIELNRERGVLLIKEKIDREALCGQTTPCALHFQVILENPMEFYTVAVEITDINDNTPIFEKSEMKFKISESAVIGAKFLLERAIDPDVGMNGLQSYFLTKTENFDLKLKDQPDGEKIVEMILQKSLDREKQEEISLVLTAVDGGEPNLSGTAQIHVTVLDVNDNAPVFTKTVYKATIPENAPKGTVITRVSASDADKGSNSKITYSISNTAADVRDMFEINELNGDLISKSNVDYEKARNYQIHVQASDDGGLTDSCKITVEVIDINDNNPVINIMSQTNVILEDAKPAT